One genomic segment of bacterium includes these proteins:
- a CDS encoding radical SAM protein: MKTRLPAGLAAMDVSGSTDQEFLIQWHLTERCNLRCLHCYQSADTFRELSLGEITETAAEIREMLAAWEDAYGIGFSKSYTITGGEPFLRADLFEVLETAGSAGFGIFLLSNGILIKDREAWRLAELGVEGVQISLEGPGLIHDRIRGYGSFEAALRGVRSLIEASVPVNLNVTLSSVNADYTDELVSIAGNLGARRISFSRLVPCGRGSALAAEVLEPQRVRDIYEDLFSLRIPGLEIGSGDPIASQLRANGAAAGGCTAAGGCAAGVSGLTIMADGGVSPCRRLGLTIGNVLTDSLRELWASSPVLEALRDKTRYTGRCGECDRWADCRGCRAVAYAHALSLGSDDYLGDDPQCFFR, from the coding sequence ATGAAGACCCGCCTCCCGGCGGGGTTGGCGGCTATGGACGTTTCCGGTTCCACCGATCAGGAGTTTTTAATCCAGTGGCACCTGACGGAGCGCTGCAACCTGCGTTGCCTGCACTGCTACCAGTCGGCGGACACCTTTCGCGAGCTTTCGCTGGGCGAGATTACGGAAACGGCGGCGGAGATTCGCGAGATGCTGGCGGCCTGGGAAGACGCTTACGGAATCGGCTTTTCCAAAAGCTATACCATCACCGGCGGCGAGCCTTTTTTGCGCGCCGACCTCTTCGAGGTTCTGGAGACGGCGGGAAGCGCGGGTTTCGGCATTTTTCTCCTCTCCAACGGCATCCTCATAAAGGATAGGGAGGCGTGGCGGCTGGCGGAGCTGGGCGTGGAGGGCGTTCAGATCAGCCTGGAGGGGCCGGGGCTCATTCATGACCGGATACGCGGTTACGGCAGCTTCGAGGCCGCGCTTCGGGGCGTGCGGTCGCTCATCGAGGCCTCGGTGCCGGTGAATCTTAACGTGACTCTCTCCTCCGTTAACGCCGACTATACAGACGAGCTTGTCTCCATCGCGGGCAATCTCGGGGCAAGGCGGATAAGTTTTTCGCGGCTGGTGCCCTGCGGGCGCGGCTCGGCGCTGGCGGCCGAGGTGCTCGAACCGCAGAGGGTCAGGGATATCTACGAGGATTTGTTCAGTCTGAGGATTCCAGGACTGGAGATCGGAAGCGGCGACCCGATAGCCTCGCAGCTTCGCGCAAACGGCGCGGCGGCGGGGGGCTGCACAGCCGCGGGTGGTTGCGCCGCGGGCGTCTCCGGGCTGACGATAATGGCCGACGGCGGCGTAAGCCCCTGCCGGAGGCTCGGCCTGACCATCGGGAACGTGCTGACCGATTCGCTACGGGAACTCTGGGCCTCCTCTCCCGTTCTCGAAGCGCTCCGCGACAAGACACGCTACACCGGCCGCTGCGGGGAGTGCGACCGCTGGGCGGATTGCCGCGGTTGCCGCGCCGTCGCCTACGCCCACGCCCTTTCCTTGGGGTCGGACGACTATCTCGGCGACGACCCCCAGTGTTTTTTCAGATGA
- a CDS encoding PAS domain S-box protein, whose translation MISPWILGFFALAYIGILFGVALWAEARAAQGRNVVNNPWVYSLTFAVYCTSWTYYGSVGAAANSGYLFLAIYFGPMACVFLWWNILRKMVRIKNRHHITSIADFISARYDRSQNVAAIATLIVVAGITPYIALQLKSLFTAFRILAGPGDMMRDNYVAIAVVVLLSMFTIIFGARRLDPTERHSGMVAALAVECVIKLVAFLAVGLFVTYGLFDGFGDLFDRISQTPLQNLQEEATKGSNYLIWTTYTFLAMSAILLLPRQFHVAVVENSSEKHLLTSMWLFPLYLFLINIFVLPIAIAGLSLGMGPEQADTYVLRIPLELGSSWLAIFVFLGGFSAATGMVIVETMTIATMITNHWLVPLSNAIKPLNFLRRNLLKCRWVAIVATLGLGYLFERTVGETYMLVNIGILSFAAVLQFAPAVIGGLYWRSGNRLGALLGLWGGFIMWAYTLLLPAFVRSGWFSTDILIYGPLGIGWLKPEGLFGMTALDSLSHSVFWTLFVNGGLYVGIPLVTEQRSEERRIAEEFVGALVMETARPLSVSKTFVIDLPDKIERVRKLLLQYLPPENCRAIIDSCIKKSGIAARESLAVPDLVQFYDMVETNLSGAIGAASAHRAFEMANLLTPSEREILSRAYGDILADLKLTPQELRAKVDYYRDREMLLKRTGAELELKVAERDREITERKRVEETLRASEQRQSLLLESSPEPIFSYDANRIVTFVNDAFENLFGWSREEVLGQPLDFFIPESEKEKTDEAIKKLEKGETVLGFETFRLTKSGDLLEVQISASPFFDNERRWAGSIVFIRDVTGQKRAEEMLRLLAAAVQHSAEAVLISDATGKIIYGNAAFEEMSGYGWSSLDNIQSFLNFEAEPDKGEELRSALVWQRVWKGSSIIENKDGTQRIVEVTISPIQVEGKGVSNFVAICRDVTAERRLEEHLQRRQKLDAIGTLAGGIAHDFNNILQPMIGFTEMALGRVKQDPVTVEYLERVLSTAERARSLIRQILAFARPGEGRREPVHVIPVLEDIYKFLRASLPTTLEIRLGVETKSDVVLADETNLHQMIINLCTNAAHAMEGRNGIMTLSLSDFTVDSAMIASHPDLKEGEYLLVAVSDTGTGMSKEIMAHIFEPFFTTKEKSKGTGLGLSVVHGIVKELGGAISVYSEEGKGSTFKIFIPKTKEAVKAVEKTPQKPLLGSERILFVDDEADIRDLVKLTLEGLGYHIDVAKNGLDALEKLKADISFYDAVITDYTMPGMTGLALTHEIKGLRPSLPVILCTGYNESHPGSKLPGLEIDGFLSKPFTLRELSSMIRSIFDKKKETANPGVPR comes from the coding sequence ATGATCTCCCCCTGGATTCTGGGGTTCTTCGCCCTGGCGTATATCGGGATCCTGTTCGGCGTGGCGCTCTGGGCCGAGGCGCGCGCGGCGCAGGGCCGCAACGTAGTCAACAATCCCTGGGTCTACTCCCTGACCTTCGCCGTCTACTGCACCTCGTGGACCTACTACGGCAGCGTCGGGGCGGCGGCCAACAGCGGCTATCTTTTTCTGGCCATCTACTTCGGGCCGATGGCCTGCGTCTTTTTGTGGTGGAACATCCTGCGCAAGATGGTGAGGATCAAAAACCGCCATCACATCACCAGCATCGCCGATTTCATCTCCGCCCGGTACGACCGCTCCCAGAACGTGGCGGCAATCGCGACCCTTATCGTCGTCGCGGGCATCACTCCCTACATCGCCCTCCAGCTTAAGTCCCTTTTCACCGCCTTTAGGATTCTCGCCGGGCCGGGCGACATGATGAGGGACAATTACGTCGCAATCGCAGTCGTCGTCCTCTTGTCAATGTTCACCATAATCTTCGGAGCGAGAAGACTCGACCCCACCGAGCGCCACAGCGGAATGGTCGCCGCGCTGGCCGTAGAGTGCGTAATCAAACTCGTGGCTTTTCTGGCGGTGGGTCTCTTCGTCACTTACGGTCTCTTTGACGGCTTCGGTGACCTCTTCGACAGAATAAGCCAGACGCCGCTTCAAAACCTGCAGGAAGAGGCCACGAAGGGGTCCAACTACCTTATCTGGACCACCTACACTTTTCTGGCGATGTCCGCCATCCTCCTTCTTCCCCGCCAGTTTCACGTGGCGGTTGTGGAAAACTCCAGCGAGAAACACCTCCTCACCTCGATGTGGCTCTTCCCCCTCTACCTTTTTCTGATAAACATCTTCGTTCTTCCGATTGCGATCGCGGGGCTTTCCCTCGGCATGGGCCCGGAGCAGGCGGATACTTACGTGCTCCGCATCCCGCTTGAGCTCGGCAGCTCGTGGCTCGCCATTTTCGTCTTTCTGGGAGGGTTTTCGGCGGCTACCGGCATGGTCATCGTGGAAACGATGACCATCGCGACGATGATAACAAACCACTGGCTGGTTCCCCTCTCCAACGCCATCAAGCCGCTTAACTTCCTGCGCAGAAACCTTCTCAAGTGCCGCTGGGTCGCCATCGTCGCCACTCTGGGGCTGGGATACCTCTTCGAGCGGACCGTCGGCGAGACCTACATGCTGGTCAACATCGGCATCCTCTCCTTCGCCGCGGTGCTCCAGTTCGCTCCGGCGGTCATCGGAGGGCTTTACTGGCGGTCGGGCAACCGGCTCGGCGCTCTTCTCGGCCTTTGGGGCGGCTTCATAATGTGGGCCTACACCCTTTTGCTGCCCGCCTTCGTCCGCAGCGGCTGGTTCTCCACCGACATACTCATCTACGGACCCCTGGGAATAGGGTGGCTGAAGCCGGAAGGTCTTTTCGGGATGACCGCACTCGATTCCCTCTCCCACAGCGTCTTCTGGACCCTTTTCGTCAACGGCGGCCTTTACGTGGGGATTCCCCTGGTGACCGAGCAGCGTAGCGAGGAGCGCCGGATCGCCGAGGAGTTCGTCGGGGCTCTCGTAATGGAGACCGCAAGGCCCCTTTCCGTCTCCAAAACTTTCGTCATCGACCTTCCCGACAAGATCGAGCGCGTAAGAAAGCTGCTGCTTCAGTACCTCCCGCCGGAAAACTGCCGCGCCATCATCGACTCCTGCATCAAGAAAAGCGGCATAGCGGCCAGGGAGTCGCTTGCCGTGCCTGATCTTGTCCAGTTTTACGACATGGTCGAGACGAATCTCTCCGGCGCGATAGGGGCGGCCAGCGCCCACCGGGCCTTTGAAATGGCCAACCTCCTCACCCCTTCCGAGAGGGAGATTCTCTCCCGCGCCTACGGCGACATCCTCGCGGACCTGAAACTGACTCCGCAGGAGCTTCGCGCGAAGGTGGATTACTACCGCGACCGCGAAATGCTCCTCAAGCGCACCGGCGCGGAGCTTGAACTGAAGGTCGCCGAGCGCGACAGGGAGATAACCGAAAGAAAGCGCGTCGAAGAGACCCTTCGCGCCAGCGAGCAGAGGCAGAGCCTGCTCCTCGAAAGCTCCCCGGAGCCTATTTTCAGCTACGACGCAAACCGCATCGTGACCTTCGTGAACGACGCCTTTGAAAACCTCTTCGGCTGGTCGAGGGAGGAAGTCCTCGGACAGCCTCTCGACTTCTTCATTCCCGAATCGGAAAAGGAAAAAACCGACGAGGCGATAAAAAAACTTGAAAAAGGCGAGACGGTGCTTGGCTTCGAGACCTTCCGCCTGACCAAAAGCGGCGACCTTCTCGAAGTCCAGATAAGCGCCTCCCCTTTCTTCGACAACGAGCGGCGCTGGGCCGGCAGCATCGTCTTCATCCGCGACGTAACCGGCCAGAAGCGCGCGGAGGAGATGCTCCGGCTGCTGGCCGCCGCCGTTCAGCACTCCGCCGAGGCGGTCCTCATCTCCGACGCCACCGGAAAGATCATTTACGGCAACGCCGCCTTCGAGGAGATGTCCGGCTACGGCTGGTCCAGCCTCGACAACATCCAGTCCTTCCTGAATTTTGAAGCCGAGCCGGACAAGGGCGAGGAGCTCCGTTCCGCGCTGGTCTGGCAGCGGGTCTGGAAGGGAAGCAGCATCATCGAGAACAAGGACGGGACGCAGAGGATAGTAGAGGTCACGATCTCCCCCATTCAGGTCGAGGGCAAGGGCGTATCGAATTTTGTCGCCATCTGCCGCGACGTGACCGCCGAACGCCGCCTTGAAGAGCACCTCCAGCGCCGCCAGAAGCTGGACGCCATCGGCACTCTGGCGGGCGGAATAGCACATGATTTCAACAACATACTCCAGCCGATGATCGGGTTTACCGAGATGGCGCTGGGCCGCGTGAAGCAGGATCCGGTGACGGTGGAATACCTCGAGCGCGTTCTTTCGACCGCCGAGCGCGCGCGTTCGCTGATACGGCAGATTCTGGCCTTCGCGAGGCCCGGAGAGGGAAGACGCGAGCCCGTGCACGTCATTCCGGTGCTTGAGGATATCTATAAATTTCTCCGCGCCTCCCTGCCAACCACCCTCGAAATACGCCTGGGCGTCGAAACTAAATCCGACGTGGTGCTGGCCGACGAGACGAACCTCCACCAGATGATAATCAACCTCTGCACCAACGCCGCCCACGCAATGGAGGGTAGAAACGGGATTATGACCCTGTCTCTCAGCGATTTTACGGTGGATTCGGCCATGATCGCCTCCCACCCCGATTTGAAGGAGGGCGAGTACCTGCTCGTAGCCGTCTCCGACACCGGTACGGGGATGTCGAAGGAGATTATGGCCCACATCTTCGAGCCTTTCTTCACCACAAAGGAGAAGAGCAAGGGTACGGGGCTCGGCCTCTCGGTCGTCCACGGCATCGTAAAAGAGCTTGGCGGGGCCATTTCGGTCTACAGCGAAGAGGGGAAGGGCTCGACCTTCAAGATCTTCATCCCGAAGACGAAAGAAGCCGTAAAAGCAGTGGAAAAAACTCCCCAGAAACCCCTTCTCGGCAGCGAGCGCATACTCTTCGTGGACGACGAGGCCGACATAAGGGACCTTGTCAAGCTGACCCTCGAAGGGCTGGGCTACCACATCGACGTAGCCAAAAACGGCCTCGATGCGCTGGAAAAGCTGAAGGCCGACATCTCCTTCTACGACGCCGTAATCACGGATTACACCATGCCCGGCATGACGGGGCTGGCGCTGACCCACGAGATAAAGGGACTTCGGCCCTCTCTTCCCGTAATTCTCTGCACCGGCTACAACGAGTCGCATCCCGGCAGCAAGCTGCCCGGCCTGGAGATCGACGGCTTCCTCTCCAAGCCCTTCACCCTTCGCGAACTGAGCTCGATGATACGCAGCATCTTCGACAAGAAAAAAGAAACGGCTAATCCTGGTGTTCCCCGATAG
- a CDS encoding DUF4747 family protein — translation MARKKILRIGALNIKTQPHSEQRYLDLFMMMFNKTKKGIKIRGSDWGMIGTLQTMNRNGNDFYIGRVYKFLNIDPDKAWLNTDTRKPEKDENGAIVKPVADNLKPNLRESYYAFFPKQHRMIYEINEMSPGMMLKLMTALFNRKSIVGRFGNVDIEMETSIEAIDIILQIPTLRKIEIGITKPNPGDVLDEDDEAEVFRRFDRIKARKLQENWSGQKGESLLPDEEMKKLMRVASSNGLIMATGYGRNDEKVVESTQDHPRTMTDEYDPNIQTTFSFFQDMASRFLRQLTRI, via the coding sequence ATGGCTAGAAAGAAAATCTTGCGAATTGGCGCTTTAAACATCAAAACACAGCCGCACTCTGAGCAGAGGTATTTGGATTTGTTCATGATGATGTTTAATAAAACCAAAAAAGGCATAAAGATTAGGGGATCTGATTGGGGGATGATAGGCACCCTGCAAACAATGAACCGCAACGGAAATGATTTCTATATAGGAAGAGTTTATAAATTTTTAAATATTGATCCTGATAAAGCTTGGCTCAACACAGATACAAGGAAACCGGAAAAAGATGAAAACGGAGCAATAGTAAAACCCGTTGCAGATAATCTCAAGCCAAATTTAAGAGAATCTTACTATGCTTTTTTCCCTAAGCAGCATAGAATGATTTACGAAATCAATGAAATGTCTCCTGGGATGATGCTTAAACTTATGACTGCCCTTTTCAATCGGAAAAGTATAGTTGGGAGATTTGGCAATGTTGATATAGAGATGGAGACATCAATTGAGGCAATTGACATTATTCTGCAGATTCCAACTTTAAGAAAGATTGAAATAGGTATTACAAAACCCAATCCGGGTGATGTTCTTGATGAGGATGATGAAGCGGAGGTTTTTCGACGTTTTGACAGAATAAAAGCTCGAAAACTACAAGAGAATTGGAGCGGCCAAAAGGGGGAAAGTCTGTTGCCGGACGAAGAGATGAAAAAGTTAATGCGTGTGGCAAGTTCAAATGGATTGATAATGGCAACTGGATACGGGAGGAATGATGAAAAGGTTGTGGAGTCTACTCAAGACCATCCCAGAACAATGACTGATGAGTACGATCCAAATATTCAAACCACCTTTTCTTTTTTTCAGGATATGGCCTCTCGTTTTTTGAGGCAACTAACCAGAATCTGA
- a CDS encoding tetratricopeptide repeat protein, with protein sequence MFPDRKNPGPHGGHSALYLALALALAVAVLYFPSLKFDFINIDDPEYVTQNETVISGLAWTGVKAASTKIIENYWIPLTWFSLMLDSQAFGTDASGFHFTNVLLHTVNSLLLFVFLHRATGSAWKSFFAASLWALHPLRVESVVWITSRKDVLSGVFFFCCLLFYSEYAKSRRASWYLASLAAMLAGLASKPVLVVVPLVLLSVDLWPLKRFCEKPAFGEVKRITVEKIPFFALSAIFSAVTLYTQKSSLKPLALTPLSSRLAGFAASYLRYLGKTLWPSGLALESSESAVPFALPAALAAGLLLAATLFFWRARKVSAAIPAGWLWYLAALLPVSGIVSVGVNNFADRFTYLPLAGIAIMAVWGIDAAIGERETVRRAASLACLFLALALSTATAGYMRFWKDSVTLGRHLVSVNDSAWSERVLASALSDNGNHEEALALFAKSLEKNPSDPLTYRNLGILYSGTRRYQEALEAFEKYLSLSPGSVDARFNIAASAMELGLYGLAQEHLDKGLRVEPENWRLVFNMGLVFGATGRLEEAHEYLTRADRLHPRDAGILNGLGTVLARKKRFEEAAFHFGRALALDPLNSEAKFNLALSLYESGQLEKAGSHFKKIIELEPGNAGAHFYYGLILKKTGRKEEAARQQKEVLRLSPGNEAALKELGGTES encoded by the coding sequence GTGTTCCCCGATAGAAAAAATCCCGGGCCGCATGGCGGACACTCTGCGCTTTACCTCGCGCTGGCCCTGGCGCTGGCGGTCGCGGTGCTTTATTTTCCCTCCCTGAAGTTCGACTTCATCAACATCGACGACCCCGAGTACGTGACTCAAAACGAGACGGTGATAAGCGGACTTGCCTGGACCGGGGTGAAAGCCGCCTCGACTAAAATCATCGAAAACTACTGGATTCCCCTAACGTGGTTCTCCCTGATGCTGGATTCCCAAGCCTTCGGGACAGACGCCAGCGGTTTCCACTTCACGAACGTCCTGCTCCACACGGTTAATTCCCTTCTTCTCTTCGTCTTCCTTCACAGGGCGACCGGGTCGGCATGGAAGAGCTTTTTCGCGGCGTCGCTTTGGGCTCTCCATCCCCTGCGAGTCGAATCCGTGGTGTGGATCACCTCAAGGAAGGACGTTTTGTCGGGGGTCTTCTTTTTTTGCTGCCTGCTTTTCTATTCCGAATATGCAAAATCAAGGCGGGCCTCCTGGTATTTAGCGTCGCTGGCGGCGATGCTGGCGGGACTGGCCTCGAAGCCGGTTCTGGTCGTCGTTCCCCTTGTCTTGTTGAGCGTGGACCTCTGGCCCCTCAAGAGGTTCTGCGAAAAACCGGCTTTTGGAGAGGTGAAGAGGATCACGGTCGAGAAAATTCCCTTCTTCGCGCTTTCGGCGATTTTTTCAGCGGTGACGCTCTACACCCAGAAGTCCTCCCTCAAACCTCTGGCGCTTACGCCTCTTTCGTCAAGGCTCGCGGGTTTCGCCGCTTCCTACCTCCGCTATCTCGGAAAAACCCTCTGGCCCTCCGGCCTGGCGCTTGAATCCAGCGAATCCGCCGTTCCCTTTGCGTTACCAGCCGCGCTGGCGGCGGGGCTTCTTCTGGCGGCGACGCTCTTCTTCTGGCGAGCCCGCAAGGTCTCGGCCGCCATCCCCGCCGGTTGGCTGTGGTACCTTGCGGCCCTTCTTCCGGTGAGCGGCATAGTGTCGGTGGGGGTGAACAATTTCGCCGACCGCTTCACCTACCTTCCCCTCGCCGGGATTGCAATAATGGCGGTCTGGGGAATCGACGCGGCAATCGGCGAAAGAGAAACCGTCCGGCGCGCGGCGTCTCTCGCCTGTCTTTTTCTGGCGCTGGCCCTCTCGACGGCGACCGCCGGATACATGCGCTTCTGGAAAGACTCCGTCACTCTCGGCAGGCATTTAGTCAGCGTCAATGACAGCGCCTGGTCCGAAAGGGTGCTCGCCAGCGCCCTGTCTGACAACGGGAACCATGAAGAAGCGCTGGCGCTCTTCGCAAAATCTCTGGAAAAAAATCCTTCGGACCCCCTGACTTACCGGAACCTGGGAATACTTTACTCGGGGACAAGGCGCTATCAGGAAGCGCTCGAAGCTTTTGAAAAATACCTCTCCCTCTCCCCCGGAAGCGTAGACGCGCGCTTCAATATCGCCGCAAGCGCCATGGAACTCGGGCTTTACGGCCTCGCGCAGGAGCACCTCGATAAGGGCCTCAGGGTCGAGCCGGAGAACTGGCGGCTTGTCTTCAACATGGGGCTGGTCTTCGGCGCGACGGGCAGGCTGGAGGAGGCGCATGAATACCTGACAAGAGCCGACCGGCTTCATCCCCGCGACGCCGGAATTCTGAACGGCCTCGGAACAGTGCTCGCCAGGAAAAAGCGCTTTGAAGAGGCTGCTTTCCATTTCGGACGGGCACTGGCGCTTGACCCTTTAAATTCCGAGGCGAAATTCAACCTCGCCCTGTCTCTCTACGAATCCGGGCAGCTTGAAAAAGCCGGTTCCCACTTCAAAAAAATAATCGAGCTCGAACCGGGTAACGCGGGGGCGCATTTTTACTACGGGCTGATCCTCAAAAAGACCGGCCGGAAAGAAGAAGCGGCGCGCCAGCAAAAAGAGGTGCTGAGGCTGTCGCCCGGCAACGAGGCCGCCCTGAAAGAGCTGGGCGGGACGGAAAGTTGA
- a CDS encoding O-acetyl-ADP-ribose deacetylase, with protein sequence MRETAVGKTRLVFVRGDITRQAVDAIVNAANSTLMGGGGVDGAIHRAGGPKILEECRKVIARIGSLSPGRAVATTAGNLPAKRVIHTVGPVWRGGNGGEAETLASAYTESLRRVHEEGLRTVAFPSISTGAYGYPVEKAAKTAIETVTSYVKAHPEAFDEVRFVLFSERDLEVYDSHVRAGGYAQ encoded by the coding sequence ATGAGGGAAACCGCCGTCGGCAAGACCAGGCTCGTCTTCGTGCGGGGCGACATAACCCGCCAGGCCGTTGACGCCATCGTCAACGCCGCCAACTCCACCCTCATGGGCGGCGGCGGGGTTGACGGAGCGATACACCGCGCCGGAGGGCCGAAAATCCTCGAAGAGTGCCGGAAGGTAATCGCGCGCATCGGAAGCCTTTCCCCCGGCAGGGCGGTGGCGACCACGGCGGGAAACCTGCCCGCGAAGAGGGTAATTCACACCGTCGGCCCCGTCTGGCGCGGGGGCAACGGCGGCGAAGCGGAAACGCTGGCCAGCGCCTACACCGAAAGCCTCCGGCGCGTCCACGAGGAAGGGCTCCGCACCGTCGCCTTCCCCTCCATCTCCACCGGCGCTTACGGCTACCCCGTCGAAAAAGCCGCCAAAACCGCCATCGAAACCGTCACCTCCTACGTCAAAGCCCACCCCGAAGCCTTCGACGAGGTGCGTTTCGTACTCTTCTCGGAAAGGGATCTGGAGGTGTACGATAGTCATGTAAGGGCTGGGGGATACGCTCAATAA
- a CDS encoding DUF504 domain-containing protein, whose protein sequence is MLTIHELLSKIRWDEDFGRAKFELGYWDRVEGRVVRAPFTSFEFEPESSSFTFFDEEGRRRSAPLHRVRCVWRNSELIWSRKCRP, encoded by the coding sequence TTGCTAACCATTCACGAGCTTCTGAGCAAAATCCGGTGGGACGAGGATTTCGGGCGGGCGAAGTTCGAGCTGGGCTATTGGGACCGCGTGGAGGGAAGGGTCGTGAGGGCGCCGTTTACCTCTTTCGAGTTCGAGCCGGAGAGTTCGTCTTTTACCTTCTTCGACGAGGAGGGTCGCCGCCGGAGCGCGCCGCTTCACCGGGTGAGGTGCGTTTGGCGCAACAGTGAACTCATCTGGAGCCGCAAGTGCCGTCCCTGA
- a CDS encoding MBL fold metallo-hydrolase, producing the protein MTLRFGEPQGGGRSAPVASKVGGAFATLVGGVFGDPLLHVRLRYQKQSLLFDLGDTARLAARAAHQVSAVFLSHAHIDHIGGFLWFLRSRIGHLETCKVFGPAETIKRIEGFIGGVTWDRIEENGPVFEVCELDNLRLRRARLKPGKARVELEDMPVTGGAILAEENFTVRAVVCDHHTPSVAYAFQSSREINVRKEKLAGLGLAPGPWLGKLKKCIVAGTLDAGITLPDGVVRTAGELAEELVLVRPGNKLAYATDVADTPENREKLIALAEGAHTFFCEAGFLAKDSGKARATQHLTTLGAVEIARAAGVKRLAPFHFSKRYEHDPMPLYEEMLGAAGPLKILGVPVKNR; encoded by the coding sequence ATGACTCTGAGATTTGGAGAACCGCAGGGCGGCGGGCGGTCCGCGCCGGTCGCAAGCAAGGTGGGGGGAGCCTTCGCCACCCTGGTGGGCGGCGTCTTCGGCGACCCGCTCCTCCACGTGCGGCTGCGCTACCAAAAGCAGAGCCTTCTTTTCGATCTCGGCGACACCGCGAGGCTGGCGGCGAGGGCGGCGCATCAGGTGAGCGCGGTCTTTCTTAGCCACGCGCACATCGACCACATCGGCGGGTTTTTGTGGTTTCTGCGCTCGCGGATAGGCCACCTTGAGACTTGCAAAGTCTTCGGCCCGGCGGAAACGATAAAGCGGATAGAAGGGTTTATCGGCGGCGTCACCTGGGACCGGATAGAGGAGAACGGCCCGGTCTTCGAGGTCTGCGAGCTGGACAACTTAAGGTTGAGGCGGGCGCGTCTCAAGCCCGGCAAGGCGAGGGTGGAGCTGGAGGATATGCCTGTCACCGGCGGCGCAATCCTCGCGGAGGAAAATTTCACCGTCCGCGCCGTAGTCTGCGACCACCACACCCCCTCGGTCGCCTACGCCTTCCAGTCAAGCCGCGAGATAAACGTCAGAAAAGAAAAGCTCGCCGGACTCGGGCTGGCTCCCGGCCCGTGGCTGGGAAAGCTGAAAAAATGCATCGTCGCCGGAACTCTGGATGCGGGGATAACGCTGCCCGACGGGGTAGTCAGAACCGCTGGAGAGCTTGCCGAAGAGCTTGTTCTGGTGCGGCCGGGAAACAAGCTGGCCTACGCCACCGACGTCGCCGACACCCCGGAGAACCGCGAAAAACTGATCGCGCTGGCCGAGGGGGCTCACACCTTCTTCTGCGAAGCCGGTTTTCTGGCGAAAGACAGCGGGAAAGCCCGCGCCACCCAGCATCTCACCACCCTCGGGGCCGTCGAAATCGCCCGCGCCGCCGGGGTAAAGCGGCTCGCCCCCTTCCACTTCTCCAAGCGCTACGAACACGACCCGATGCCGCTCTACGAAGAGATGCTGGGGGCCGCCGGGCCGCTGAAAATCCTCGGGGTTCCGGTAAAGAATCGCTGA